The Blautia hydrogenotrophica DSM 10507 genome window below encodes:
- a CDS encoding sensor histidine kinase, which translates to MKFQNLSVKRLFGRVAMGLVLSMSGITIALFLVTKQMAVLLTGGALLLCALVGIFVLTQAFGKRLSQFTANLCQTLDHMIAGNEAPQRPEDSETQLARIGHRLARLYQIMQENRRRVDEERQELQTLVSDISHQVKTPVSNLKMATDTLLEKPMTEAERTDFIRGIRSQTDKLDFLFQALVKTSRLETGVIQLDKKLGLLFDTVAQAMSGIVYAAEKKEIAVSVDCPEDLVVSHDSKWTSEALFNLLDNAVKYTPAGGKIAVSVVLWEMYVEIKVTDTGKGISESNQAAIFRRFYREEEVHEQQGVGIGLYLAREIVTRQGGYIKVVSEPGKGSEFSIMLPTK; encoded by the coding sequence ATGAAGTTTCAAAACCTATCGGTAAAGCGGCTGTTTGGCCGGGTGGCAATGGGGCTTGTCCTCTCCATGTCCGGGATCACCATAGCCCTGTTTCTTGTGACGAAACAGATGGCGGTGCTGCTGACAGGCGGGGCGCTGCTGCTGTGCGCCCTTGTGGGAATTTTTGTACTGACGCAGGCGTTTGGAAAACGGTTGTCACAGTTTACCGCTAACTTATGCCAGACCTTAGACCACATGATCGCCGGGAATGAAGCGCCCCAGCGCCCGGAGGACAGCGAAACCCAGCTTGCCAGAATCGGACACCGGCTGGCAAGGCTTTACCAGATCATGCAGGAGAACCGCCGCCGGGTAGACGAGGAACGGCAGGAGTTACAGACCCTTGTATCGGATATTTCCCATCAGGTGAAAACGCCGGTAAGCAATCTGAAAATGGCGACGGACACCCTGCTGGAAAAGCCCATGACCGAGGCGGAGCGCACCGACTTTATCCGGGGAATCCGCAGCCAGACGGATAAGCTGGACTTTCTCTTTCAGGCTCTTGTGAAAACCTCCCGGTTGGAAACGGGCGTGATCCAGTTGGATAAGAAGCTGGGCCTCCTATTTGATACCGTGGCGCAGGCCATGAGTGGGATTGTGTATGCAGCGGAGAAAAAGGAAATTGCCGTGTCCGTGGACTGCCCGGAGGATTTGGTCGTTTCCCATGACAGCAAGTGGACATCCGAAGCCCTCTTTAACCTGCTGGATAATGCGGTGAAGTACACCCCGGCAGGCGGGAAAATCGCTGTGTCGGTGGTGCTGTGGGAAATGTATGTGGAGATCAAAGTGACCGACACCGGCAAGGGCATTTCAGAAAGCAATCAGGCCGCCATCTTCCGGCGCTTTTATCGTGAGGAAGAAGTACACGAACAGCAGGGCGTAGGCATTGGCCTGTATTTGGCCCGCGAGATCGTAACGAGGCAGGGCGGCTATATCAAAGTGGTTTCGGAGCCGGGCAAGGGTTCGGAATTTTCCATTATGCTGCCGACTAAATAG
- a CDS encoding response regulator transcription factor has product MKQILIVEDDSFLNKMLDYNLTADGYGVTSALNARTAAEAIRQREFDLVLLDINLPDGNGFELCKLIKPQHPDTIVIFLTANDQESDQIRGYEVGAVDYITKPFVIGALQRKIKAMFAMLEHHKPAKDIYDDGRLFLDFSEQTASLNGKPLTLSPMEYKMLNLFRKNPRQVLTRGQLLEKLWDIDERFVDEHTLTTSISRIRSKIESDGGAPYIKTVYGMGYQWTGGEAK; this is encoded by the coding sequence ATGAAGCAGATTTTAATTGTCGAGGACGACAGTTTTTTGAATAAGATGTTAGACTATAACCTGACCGCAGACGGCTACGGCGTGACTTCTGCCCTAAATGCCAGAACCGCAGCCGAAGCTATCCGCCAGCGGGAATTTGATTTAGTGCTGCTGGACATCAACCTGCCGGACGGGAACGGTTTTGAGCTGTGCAAGCTGATAAAGCCCCAGCACCCGGACACCATCGTAATATTCCTGACCGCCAACGATCAAGAGAGCGACCAGATACGGGGCTATGAAGTGGGCGCGGTGGACTACATCACAAAGCCCTTTGTGATCGGGGCCTTGCAGCGGAAAATCAAAGCAATGTTCGCCATGCTGGAACACCACAAACCGGCTAAGGACATTTACGACGACGGGCGGCTGTTTCTGGACTTCTCGGAGCAGACGGCTTCCTTAAACGGCAAGCCCCTGACCCTATCCCCGATGGAGTACAAAATGCTGAACCTATTTCGTAAAAATCCCCGGCAAGTGCTGACCCGTGGGCAGCTTTTGGAAAAGCTGTGGGATATAGACGAGAGGTTTGTAGACGAACACACCCTGACAACCTCCATCAGCCGGATTCGCAGCAAGATCGAATCCGACGGCGGCGCACCCTACATCAAGACCGTTTACGGCATGGGCTATCAATGGACGGGAGGCGAGGCAAAATGA
- a CDS encoding transposon-transfer assisting family protein encodes MYFTVEEENLICLYHNADHRRTAANLRAVLPDMDKEMAALACQTADKLAAMSDADFAAQRFHFTDE; translated from the coding sequence ATGTATTTCACCGTGGAAGAAGAAAACCTGATCTGTCTGTACCACAACGCCGACCACCGCAGGACGGCGGCAAATCTCCGGGCAGTTTTGCCGGACATGGACAAGGAAATGGCGGCGCTGGCCTGCCAGACCGCCGATAAGCTGGCCGCCATGAGTGACGCCGACTTTGCGGCGCAGCGGTTCCACTTCACAGACGAATAA
- a CDS encoding sigma-70 family RNA polymerase sigma factor: MEAIPRKYGEWGQFDRYCKLVLYHEAIDYLREMKCRRDREVSLDALSPADWDKLSTVDRYSCDSFIFSSHGYDLHIDNELVAEAFASLPKDEQSILILRFVLDLTDEEIGRLMGMSRSAVQRHRTSTLKDLRIKLMAFMPEGG, encoded by the coding sequence ATGGAAGCGATCCCCCGCAAATACGGTGAATGGGGCCAGTTTGACCGCTACTGCAAGCTGGTTCTGTACCATGAGGCGATAGATTATCTGCGGGAAATGAAGTGCCGCCGCGACCGTGAAGTGTCGCTGGACGCTCTTTCCCCGGCTGATTGGGACAAGCTCTCGACCGTAGATCGGTATTCCTGCGACAGCTTTATATTCAGTTCGCATGGCTATGACCTACATATCGACAACGAGCTTGTGGCCGAAGCGTTTGCCAGCCTGCCAAAAGACGAGCAGAGTATTTTGATTCTCCGCTTTGTTCTGGATTTGACTGACGAAGAAATTGGCCGCCTGATGGGAATGTCCCGCAGCGCAGTACAGCGCCACAGGACAAGCACCCTGAAAGACTTGCGTATAAAATTGATGGCGTTCATGCCGGAGGGAGGTTAA
- a CDS encoding ABC transporter ATP-binding protein, protein MSILQTIDLKKYYGTEPNITRALDGVNFSVNDGEFVAVVGTSGSGKSTLLHMMGGLDTPTSGTVIVRGEELAKKNDEQLTIFRRRNIGFIFQNYNLVPILNVYENIVLPVELDGDTVDQKFLDEIVHLLGLEDKLKNMPNNLSGGQQQRVAIARALITKPAIVLADEPTGNLDSKTSAEVLGLIKRTSAEFRQTVVMITHNNDIARLADRIVRIEDGKIVE, encoded by the coding sequence ATGAGCATTTTACAGACTATCGACCTGAAAAAGTATTACGGCACAGAGCCGAATATCACCCGCGCCCTTGACGGCGTGAACTTCTCCGTAAATGACGGCGAGTTTGTGGCTGTTGTGGGAACCTCCGGCAGCGGCAAGTCCACCCTGCTTCACATGATGGGCGGGCTGGACACTCCCACCAGCGGAACCGTGATTGTCCGAGGCGAAGAACTGGCAAAGAAGAACGACGAGCAGCTTACCATCTTTCGCCGCCGCAACATCGGCTTTATCTTCCAGAACTATAACCTTGTTCCCATCTTGAATGTGTATGAGAACATCGTCCTGCCGGTGGAGCTGGACGGGGACACGGTGGATCAGAAGTTTTTGGACGAGATTGTTCACTTGCTGGGGCTGGAAGATAAACTGAAAAATATGCCAAACAATCTTTCCGGCGGCCAGCAGCAGCGTGTGGCTATCGCCCGCGCCTTGATTACCAAACCGGCTATTGTTCTGGCCGACGAGCCAACCGGCAACCTTGATAGCAAGACCAGCGCCGAGGTGCTGGGGCTTATCAAGCGCACCAGTGCAGAGTTCCGGCAAACTGTTGTGATGATTACCCACAACAACGACATTGCCCGCCTTGCAGATCGGATTGTCCGCATTGAGGACGGCAAGATTGTGGAGTAA
- a CDS encoding protein kinase family protein, producing the protein MNIENYIESQYRELLSCSQINAEYSDLYKSFRNQKLREILMTLHHDLVGLFRTMNERLPTGEHEAHFWAEPSRDLIKRIEMIFGLVSSLKETPLAFQIDPYYLDLLTRCRDFLSSSGGSSLPPNMAKVELYYTLPIFLPLSSITISHKQQDFTFDLKLIGNGSYANVYKYKDTFYNRPFILKRAKKELTDKEIARFKREFDVMNDLSSPYILEVYCYNPDKNEYIMEYMDYTLDGYIAAHNSTLTIIQRKGIAQQILRAFDYLHSKGHLHRDISPKNILIKEYDDTLVVKLSDFGLVKIPDSTLTTVNTEFKGYFNDPALVVEGFNTYGIVHETYALTRVIYFVMTGKTNTEKITNQNLRSFVEKGLNPDKAKRFQNIRDMISAFKTI; encoded by the coding sequence ATGAATATTGAAAACTATATTGAATCACAGTACAGAGAGTTATTATCATGTAGTCAAATAAATGCGGAATACTCCGATTTATATAAATCCTTTAGAAATCAAAAACTGCGGGAAATTCTTATGACCCTACATCATGATCTGGTTGGGCTTTTTAGAACAATGAATGAAAGACTACCAACCGGGGAACATGAAGCGCACTTTTGGGCAGAACCGAGTAGAGATTTAATTAAGAGAATTGAAATGATATTCGGCTTAGTAAGTTCACTAAAGGAAACTCCTTTAGCCTTTCAAATAGACCCATACTATTTAGATTTACTCACACGCTGTCGAGATTTTCTTAGTTCAAGCGGTGGAAGTTCATTGCCGCCCAATATGGCAAAGGTCGAATTATATTATACGCTTCCTATTTTTCTACCTCTTAGTAGCATAACCATTTCACATAAGCAACAAGATTTTACATTTGATTTGAAACTGATCGGAAACGGTTCTTATGCTAATGTTTATAAATATAAGGATACTTTTTATAATCGACCTTTTATTTTGAAGCGCGCAAAAAAGGAACTTACAGATAAAGAAATTGCCCGTTTCAAAAGAGAATTTGATGTAATGAATGATCTATCTTCTCCATACATACTTGAAGTTTACTGCTACAATCCCGATAAAAATGAGTATATTATGGAATATATGGATTATACACTGGACGGATATATCGCTGCTCATAACTCCACCTTAACAATTATACAGCGAAAAGGAATCGCCCAACAAATATTACGCGCTTTTGATTATCTTCATTCAAAAGGACATCTACATCGTGATATAAGCCCTAAAAATATTTTGATAAAAGAGTACGACGATACCCTTGTGGTTAAACTTTCGGATTTTGGACTTGTAAAAATTCCTGATAGTACGCTAACAACAGTTAATACGGAGTTCAAGGGCTATTTTAATGATCCTGCACTGGTTGTCGAGGGGTTTAACACTTATGGCATAGTTCACGAAACTTATGCTCTCACCAGAGTTATTTATTTTGTAATGACAGGTAAAACTAATACAGAAAAAATTACGAATCAGAATTTACGATCTTTTGTTGAGAAAGGATTGAACCCGGATAAAGCCAAAAGATTTCAAAATATTCGCGATATGATTTCAGCGTTTAAGACCATATAA
- a CDS encoding response regulator — translation MKKILLIDDSDTYTWCLQKYLQHRGYSVKTACTLKEARAAIQEEMPLVVCCDLDLPDGSGMDFLDEVRAADKELPFILASCHDKDDYEQEAMRRGATLCMDKMKGLLLQDKLVEYAYRQLSGEKAPTFHKLLFVHAEDTNAGVLRAAMLQKGFDLILVPSIGEAKRRIFEDKEIDLILCDVELTDGTAMELFHTLRRVAGMFQMKNPPVRLLPFFILTENNDLATEYEYRHEGVNDYITAPVNIPELIRRVLFFVE, via the coding sequence ATGAAAAAGATACTGCTGATCGACGACAGCGACACCTATACATGGTGTCTGCAAAAATACTTACAGCACCGGGGATACTCGGTGAAAACGGCTTGCACGCTGAAAGAAGCGCGGGCGGCCATCCAAGAGGAAATGCCGCTGGTAGTCTGCTGTGATCTCGACCTGCCGGACGGTTCCGGCATGGACTTTCTGGACGAGGTACGGGCCGCAGACAAGGAGCTGCCTTTTATTCTGGCGTCCTGCCATGACAAGGACGACTACGAACAGGAGGCTATGCGCCGGGGCGCAACGCTGTGCATGGACAAAATGAAAGGGCTGCTGCTGCAAGATAAGCTGGTGGAATACGCTTACCGGCAGTTATCCGGCGAAAAGGCCCCGACTTTTCACAAGCTGCTCTTTGTCCATGCGGAAGATACCAACGCCGGAGTGCTGCGGGCTGCTATGCTGCAAAAGGGCTTTGACCTGATTCTGGTTCCCTCGATTGGGGAAGCCAAGCGCCGGATTTTTGAGGATAAGGAAATAGACCTGATCTTGTGTGATGTGGAACTGACGGACGGCACAGCAATGGAGCTGTTTCATACACTGCGGCGGGTGGCGGGGATGTTCCAAATGAAGAATCCCCCTGTCCGGCTTCTGCCGTTCTTTATCCTCACCGAGAACAACGACCTTGCCACGGAATATGAATACCGGCATGAGGGCGTGAATGACTATATCACCGCCCCGGTCAATATCCCGGAGCTGATCCGGCGGGTTTTGTTCTTTGTGGAATGA
- a CDS encoding cysteine-rich VLP domain-containing protein — MNIPRMSYPQYRKARRLTHECCNYCNGNCLLLDDGEECVCVQSISYSLLCRWFKVAVLPLDAALCAEITKGRDEIKRCAVCGAAFTPNSNRAKYCPDCAVQVRRKKEAERQRKRYLLSTHLGR; from the coding sequence ATGAACATACCGAGAATGAGTTACCCCCAATACCGCAAGGCCCGCAGGCTCACCCATGAGTGCTGCAACTACTGTAACGGAAACTGCCTCCTGCTGGACGATGGGGAGGAATGTGTCTGTGTGCAGAGTATTTCCTATTCGCTGCTGTGCCGGTGGTTCAAGGTGGCCGTCCTGCCGCTGGACGCGGCCCTGTGCGCCGAGATCACCAAAGGCCGGGACGAGATCAAACGCTGCGCCGTCTGCGGGGCTGCGTTTACGCCCAACTCCAACCGGGCCAAATACTGCCCGGATTGTGCGGTGCAGGTACGCCGGAAGAAAGAGGCAGAGCGCCAACGAAAAAGATACCTCCTGTCTACGCATTTAGGGCGGTAA
- a CDS encoding ABC transporter permease: MTWPFENDTSAITKKLAKKSLQSEKRRNLMVVIAVALAAFLICFTGIVSTSLTQMQRNQVVDTYEAVWLGVEENDIETLKGLPEFERVGGYYMLGEELSEQGYHASYVYCDAQMMEITKAQMELLEGRVPEKANEVVVSEYFLSTYGNNAKIGDTVTLDTESFHGNYVVTGIMDSANEKEANTCAIILSKAALTEWAGFDPAGYRAYAHFKNSDQLDEELMTSYCREIAEEYQLPMPKMNSKYFAYASKSFDFALMASVIAIVLIGGYIVIQSIFRISINDKIKSYGQLRTIGATPKQIKRIVKREGRKLGSIGILIGTVLGVCGGFLLFSKGFNAVSYVATVILTLISSWIMVSVSIRKPVKIAAGISPIEAVRFTPAQKDIRSRKKNIKLNPVSMGIANFKRDRKKTVAIVASLSLGGIILLVVSSIVLLRSPEALARQFFPDGDYKIYLDSEMTEEKVMAAGNPLNEELKQEILSIDGVTDIIPSRQSLHATYKTKIHQAGGMCDMLTDQNYVAVEAALTEGTMPTDSRSIVIDYNVLKQNEDMGVGSTVEISLGEEQPSVSVTISGLYAPAKVYSGHGRMHLDGATLFAPEALFHELHPEITSFDYSWSIVNDPKKTDYVGAELKNIVASHSNIALDEINTVIEYEEMTNSFAFGSMEILSWLVFLFGVINLINTTLSNQIARKQENSILRSIGLTQKQLCKMNICEGLCYALFATLATLIVGLPASIFACRKMSVGAFAGNVVPYKFPVLEMGLFILVLFGMELILSVWTIRRQKKQSLIEQMRVME; encoded by the coding sequence ATGACATGGCCTTTTGAGAATGATACCAGCGCCATTACAAAGAAGCTGGCAAAGAAAAGTTTGCAAAGCGAGAAGCGCCGGAATCTGATGGTGGTGATTGCCGTTGCACTGGCGGCGTTTCTAATCTGCTTTACGGGAATTGTGTCTACTTCCCTGACACAAATGCAACGCAATCAGGTTGTCGATACTTATGAGGCGGTCTGGCTGGGCGTGGAGGAAAACGACATTGAAACCCTGAAAGGACTGCCGGAGTTTGAGCGCGTAGGCGGCTACTATATGCTGGGTGAGGAACTTTCGGAACAGGGCTATCATGCGTCTTATGTGTATTGCGACGCGCAAATGATGGAGATTACCAAGGCGCAGATGGAGTTGTTAGAGGGGAGGGTTCCTGAAAAAGCAAATGAAGTTGTCGTAAGCGAATACTTTCTTTCCACCTATGGAAACAATGCCAAAATTGGGGACACTGTGACCTTAGATACCGAGAGCTTTCATGGTAATTATGTTGTTACCGGCATTATGGACAGCGCAAATGAGAAAGAAGCGAATACCTGCGCTATCATTCTTTCCAAAGCCGCCCTGACAGAATGGGCTGGGTTTGACCCGGCTGGGTATCGTGCCTATGCCCATTTCAAAAACAGCGACCAGTTGGACGAAGAACTGATGACCTCTTATTGTAGGGAGATTGCGGAGGAATATCAGCTTCCTATGCCCAAAATGAACAGTAAGTATTTTGCCTATGCTTCTAAATCCTTTGATTTTGCACTGATGGCTAGCGTGATTGCCATTGTTCTGATCGGCGGCTATATTGTGATCCAGAGTATCTTCCGTATCTCCATCAATGACAAAATCAAGAGCTACGGGCAGCTTCGGACGATTGGTGCAACGCCAAAGCAAATCAAGCGGATTGTAAAGCGGGAGGGGCGTAAACTCGGCAGTATCGGGATTTTGATTGGTACAGTGCTGGGTGTATGCGGCGGTTTTCTCCTGTTTTCTAAGGGTTTTAACGCTGTTTCCTATGTGGCAACGGTTATTTTGACACTCATAAGCAGTTGGATCATGGTATCTGTTTCCATCCGTAAGCCGGTAAAAATTGCGGCAGGGATTTCCCCGATTGAAGCCGTCCGTTTTACCCCGGCGCAAAAGGACATCCGCAGCCGGAAAAAGAATATCAAGCTCAATCCTGTTTCAATGGGAATTGCAAATTTTAAGCGTGACCGAAAAAAGACCGTTGCTATTGTAGCCTCATTGAGTTTGGGCGGAATTATCCTGCTTGTGGTATCCTCCATTGTTTTGCTGCGCTCACCAGAGGCACTTGCAAGACAGTTTTTCCCGGACGGCGACTATAAAATTTATTTGGATTCTGAAATGACAGAAGAAAAGGTTATGGCAGCGGGAAATCCATTGAATGAGGAATTGAAGCAGGAAATCTTATCTATTGATGGCGTTACAGATATAATTCCAAGCAGGCAATCTCTCCATGCAACTTATAAAACAAAGATTCATCAAGCTGGTGGTATGTGCGATATGCTGACCGACCAGAATTATGTGGCAGTTGAAGCGGCTTTGACAGAGGGAACCATGCCAACAGATTCCCGTAGTATTGTAATTGACTATAATGTGCTAAAGCAGAATGAGGATATGGGTGTTGGTTCAACGGTTGAGATTTCTTTGGGAGAAGAACAGCCATCCGTTTCTGTTACCATATCGGGGTTATACGCTCCTGCAAAGGTATATTCAGGACATGGCAGGATGCACTTAGATGGGGCAACTCTTTTTGCACCAGAAGCGTTGTTCCACGAACTGCACCCGGAAATCACCTCTTTTGACTATTCATGGAGCATTGTAAATGACCCTAAAAAAACGGACTATGTGGGAGCTGAATTGAAAAATATTGTTGCCAGCCATAGTAATATTGCCTTAGATGAAATCAATACAGTGATTGAATATGAAGAAATGACAAATTCTTTTGCGTTTGGCAGTATGGAGATACTTTCATGGTTGGTATTTCTCTTTGGCGTTATCAACCTTATCAATACGACACTCTCTAACCAGATAGCCCGAAAGCAGGAAAACAGTATTCTGCGTTCTATCGGCCTAACACAAAAACAGCTATGTAAAATGAACATCTGTGAGGGGCTGTGCTATGCGCTCTTTGCAACATTGGCGACGCTGATCGTTGGGCTTCCGGCTTCCATCTTTGCTTGCAGAAAAATGAGTGTAGGTGCTTTTGCCGGAAATGTAGTGCCTTACAAATTCCCGGTTTTGGAAATGGGGCTGTTCATTCTGGTGTTGTTCGGAATGGAGCTGATCTTGTCTGTATGGACAATCCGTAGACAGAAAAAACAATCCCTGATCGAACAAATGCGGGTAATGGAATAA
- a CDS encoding VanZ family protein — protein MEGITNNQTVSATQLGLFESIADLLLIDPIFIFGIVLIAVPLMLICKKEGSVHKGKMIFLSLVMYYYLCVMLGHIVGIPTLKEYIRLSRLGETFFNPKLNLIPLSDGFSLSFVLNIFLFIPLGFLCPFISKSYKKMKNTLLIGIGLSLFIEIAQLFTLYRATDINDLLTNVMGTFIGYLCSKWILSKREGLEAYSETTPIKRDCTVYVPIIIIAVTSILGFFS, from the coding sequence ATGGAAGGTATTACAAACAATCAAACGGTTTCAGCTACGCAATTAGGCTTATTTGAGTCTATTGCGGATTTATTGCTGATTGATCCTATTTTCATATTTGGAATAGTTTTAATTGCTGTACCCTTGATGTTAATATGCAAAAAGGAAGGTAGTGTTCATAAGGGAAAGATGATTTTTTTATCATTGGTAATGTACTATTACTTGTGTGTAATGTTGGGACATATCGTAGGCATTCCAACCTTGAAAGAATATATAAGATTATCTCGTTTGGGAGAAACATTCTTTAATCCAAAATTAAATTTAATTCCTTTGAGTGATGGATTTAGTTTGAGTTTTGTCCTAAATATTTTTCTTTTTATCCCGCTGGGATTTTTGTGTCCTTTTATAAGCAAAAGTTATAAAAAGATGAAAAATACTCTTTTAATTGGTATTGGTCTTTCGCTATTTATTGAAATTGCCCAGCTATTCACACTGTATAGAGCAACCGATATAAATGATTTACTAACAAATGTGATGGGGACATTTATAGGGTATCTATGTTCAAAATGGATACTTAGCAAAAGAGAAGGGCTTGAAGCTTATTCAGAGACAACACCTATAAAAAGAGATTGTACGGTATATGTACCTATCATTATTATAGCGGTTACTAGCATATTGGGGTTTTTTAGTTGA
- a CDS encoding helix-turn-helix domain-containing protein, translated as MANIKDCPGFETFGADVKEARKVKQLSRKTLAEQVNIDWRYLANIENDGTIPSLPVIIQLIKICGLPVERYFNPEIMREESAQRQRVSHKLKLCPEEFLPIIEGAIDGAIQIQQKNDETEGA; from the coding sequence ATGGCAAATATCAAAGATTGTCCCGGCTTTGAAACTTTCGGCGCAGATGTAAAAGAGGCGCGGAAAGTCAAGCAGTTATCGCGTAAGACGCTGGCGGAACAGGTCAATATCGACTGGCGCTATCTTGCCAACATCGAAAATGACGGCACGATTCCCAGCCTGCCGGTTATCATACAGCTTATCAAAATCTGCGGGCTTCCCGTGGAACGGTATTTTAACCCGGAGATCATGCGGGAGGAAAGCGCACAGCGGCAGCGGGTCAGCCACAAGCTGAAACTCTGCCCGGAAGAATTTCTGCCGATCATCGAGGGCGCGATTGACGGGGCCATTCAAATTCAACAGAAGAATGACGAAACGGAGGGTGCATGA
- a CDS encoding relaxase/mobilization nuclease domain-containing protein, whose amino-acid sequence MAVTKIHPIKSTLKKALDYIENPDKTDEKLFVSSYGCSYETADIEFQMLLDQAYQKGNNLAHHLIQAFEPGETTAEQAHEIGRQLADEVLQGKYPYVITTHIDKGHLHNHIIFCAVDMANQRKYISNRQSYAFIRRTSDRLCKEHGLSVVKPGKDKGKTYAEWDAQKKGKSWKAKLKIAIDAAIPQAKDFDSFLRLMEAQGYEVKQGKFISFRAPGQERFTRCKTLGEDYTEERITQRIKGIAIDRGPRRRSTREISLRIALEDSIKAQQSVGYARWAKLHNLKQAANSLNFITEHQIDSYEGLESRLAEISAANDAAASALKDAERRLGDMVLLIKNLSTYKQLRPVALELRNAKDMAAFRRQHESQLILYEAAAKALKEAGVTKLPNLYALKTEYKKLDAERERLSAQYSEAKQKLKEYGIVKQNVDSILRTAPEKEHTQER is encoded by the coding sequence ATGGCAGTTACAAAGATCCATCCTATCAAGTCAACGCTGAAAAAGGCGCTGGACTACATCGAGAACCCGGACAAGACCGATGAAAAGCTGTTCGTTTCTTCCTATGGCTGTTCCTATGAAACGGCGGATATTGAATTTCAAATGCTGTTAGATCAGGCGTACCAAAAGGGCAACAATCTGGCCCACCACCTGATACAAGCCTTTGAACCGGGGGAAACCACGGCGGAACAGGCCCATGAGATCGGGCGGCAGCTTGCCGATGAAGTGCTGCAAGGCAAATACCCCTATGTGATTACCACCCACATCGACAAGGGCCATCTGCATAACCACATCATTTTCTGCGCCGTGGATATGGCGAACCAGCGCAAGTACATTTCCAACCGCCAGAGCTATGCCTTTATCCGGCGCACCAGCGACCGGCTGTGCAAGGAACACGGCCTGTCTGTGGTAAAGCCCGGCAAGGACAAAGGCAAGACCTACGCCGAGTGGGACGCACAGAAAAAGGGTAAGAGCTGGAAAGCAAAACTGAAAATCGCCATCGACGCGGCCATCCCGCAGGCCAAAGACTTTGATAGTTTTCTGCGGCTCATGGAGGCGCAGGGCTATGAAGTCAAACAGGGCAAGTTTATTTCATTCCGCGCCCCCGGACAGGAACGCTTCACCCGCTGCAAGACCTTGGGGGAGGATTACACCGAGGAACGGATCACCCAGCGGATCAAGGGCATTGCCATCGACCGGGGGCCGCGCAGAAGAAGCACCAGGGAAATCTCCCTGCGGATCGCCTTGGAGGACAGTATCAAGGCCCAGCAGTCGGTGGGCTATGCGCGATGGGCGAAGCTGCACAACTTGAAGCAGGCCGCCAATTCCTTAAACTTCATTACAGAACACCAGATCGACAGCTACGAGGGCTTGGAAAGTAGGCTGGCCGAGATCAGCGCGGCAAACGACGCGGCGGCCTCCGCCCTGAAAGACGCAGAACGCCGCCTTGGGGATATGGTGCTGCTGATAAAAAACCTCTCCACCTACAAGCAGCTCCGGCCTGTGGCGCTGGAACTGCGAAACGCCAAAGACATGGCCGCGTTCCGGCGGCAGCATGAAAGCCAACTGATCTTGTATGAGGCGGCAGCAAAGGCGCTCAAAGAGGCCGGGGTCACAAAGCTCCCCAACCTGTACGCCCTCAAAACCGAGTATAAAAAGCTGGACGCAGAACGGGAACGGCTGTCCGCACAGTATAGCGAAGCGAAACAGAAATTGAAAGAATACGGCATTGTCAAACAGAATGTAGACAGCATTTTGCGGACAGCGCCGGAAAAGGAGCATACGCAGGAACGATGA
- a CDS encoding plasmid mobilization protein has product MANRKRKFVLRVPVTPEERALIQQKMAQLGTKNFSAYARKMLIDGYIVHIDTGPVRAQTAELQKIGVNINQIARRINSTGTVYAQDLEDIKGALAQIWQLQRSILSSQR; this is encoded by the coding sequence GTGGCAAACCGAAAACGGAAGTTTGTGCTGCGCGTCCCGGTGACGCCGGAGGAACGGGCGCTGATCCAACAGAAGATGGCCCAGCTTGGCACAAAGAACTTTTCTGCCTACGCCCGGAAAATGCTGATCGACGGCTATATCGTCCATATCGACACTGGCCCTGTCCGGGCGCAGACCGCAGAGCTGCAAAAGATCGGCGTCAACATCAACCAGATTGCAAGGCGTATCAACAGTACCGGGACTGTGTACGCGCAGGACTTGGAGGACATCAAGGGGGCGCTGGCACAGATATGGCAGTTACAAAGATCCATCCTATCAAGTCAACGCTGA